A stretch of DNA from Bernardetia sp.:
TGATTTTGAGCTTTAATTGTTCGAAGCCAGTTTTATTTTCGTAGCCTTCGTAGTTTTGTTTTGCATCATTTTCTAGAAATACGTGTGTAAAGATTTCACTACAAGCAGCGTGAAAACGATTATTGAGCAGACGGTCTTCATCATTATTTTTGATAATTCCCATTTTTTTCCATTGAACTTGCTTTGTTTTTACATTATTCAAATGTACATTTTCAAACTTATTTGCAATTTCTTCTACTTCCTCGGTTAGCTTACGTTTGAGTTCCAAGATTCCTTCTGGAGTCGTCGGAATAGGAGGCTCTTGGCGATAATTGTTATCACTGCTTGGCTCATTTCCAAAAAATAAATCTACTTCTCTTTTATAATTTCTGTATAGTTTGAGGTACTTCCATTTAGGGATTACACCTACATCTTTCCACTGCTTTTGCAAGTCAATTACCTCTTGGCGCATTTCAGGAGTTTTCTCTTTCTGATAATTCATCTTTCTGATTTTGTTGCTAATGCGTCTGTATTTCAAAATACGTTCGTCATTTACAATACGTTCATTATCAAAAAAGGCTTTTCTGCGTTCAAAGAAAACATCTAAACATCTGTCAAATTCCTCCGACATTTCTTCATCTTCTTCTCCTACACTTCCTGTGCGTATCCAACGCATTTTAAGGTCTTTGAGATACTCTGAGACTTCCTCCCAGTCGTCGCTATCTTTGAGTTTTTGAGCTTCTTCTAGCAGAGCTGTTTTTATCTCTGTGTTTTTTACTCTATTTTCTGCAATATAGTCTTCAATTCCTTGTTCTAGGTCTAAAATACGTTGCTCTACGGCTGGATAATCGCCGATAGCATTGTAAGTTTCTAAAGATTCTCTAATATGCACCAGTTTCATTAGATAAGAACCTTTGTTTTGAGATTCTTCGATAGCTTCTGCTACTTCTTCTACTTTTTCTAATAATTTCTGATAACGGTCTTCAAAATAGGCAATGCTTGCCTCTGGACTTTCCTTAACAACACCTATTTTACGGTCAGGGCTGTCGTTGTAGCCTTTCAAATAAACATTATCATCTTTAATGTAGCCGTAAGGATTTGATGTTGCATTGTGTGATTCGTGATTGGTAGTTGAGTTGGCCGAATTTGTCGTGGACATTGTTTGTAGTGATTTTTGAGTGATTAAAATAAACCTAGTTTTATCTAAATCTAGGCTTAAAAACGCATTGACTTTAGCAATAACTAAATGGTAAAAAAAATAGAGCAATAAAAAAGCCTAATTTTATTTGTTGTTACAAGTTT
This window harbors:
- a CDS encoding DUF349 domain-containing protein — translated: MSTTNSANSTTNHESHNATSNPYGYIKDDNVYLKGYNDSPDRKIGVVKESPEASIAYFEDRYQKLLEKVEEVAEAIEESQNKGSYLMKLVHIRESLETYNAIGDYPAVEQRILDLEQGIEDYIAENRVKNTEIKTALLEEAQKLKDSDDWEEVSEYLKDLKMRWIRTGSVGEEDEEMSEEFDRCLDVFFERRKAFFDNERIVNDERILKYRRISNKIRKMNYQKEKTPEMRQEVIDLQKQWKDVGVIPKWKYLKLYRNYKREVDLFFGNEPSSDNNYRQEPPIPTTPEGILELKRKLTEEVEEIANKFENVHLNNVKTKQVQWKKMGIIKNNDEDRLLNNRFHAACSEIFTHVFLENDAKQNYEGYENKTGFEQLKLKIKLIKDSIREEEPNLQEIAKNIPQDSYGRPMFDRNNPDHAPVRSKYMNLLNVIRTKKRLAKKFQNQLNSSYNF